A single Nicotiana tabacum cultivar K326 chromosome 5, ASM71507v2, whole genome shotgun sequence DNA region contains:
- the LOC107770012 gene encoding ATP-dependent zinc metalloprotease FTSH 8, mitochondrial-like produces the protein MILSRINRSLAKSSINKRLVSGVRGVILDEVASRNACITRVNGGLGFVRSYLTSIGAGKQGVNKAYLSELDSLFAKPRLRRFFCSQGSKNKNYENYYPKNKKEVPKGNNQKAESGKEESTGEQGNPQDFLKQYQNILTPLLFIGFILSSTLLGPREQKEISFQEFKNKLLEAGLVDRIVVANKSVAKVYVRSSAPGINQTGDDTVQGPSSGTNGGRNTGQYKYYFNIGSVESFEEKLEEAQEAWGIDPHNYVPVVYVDELNWFQELMRFGPTVLLLAVLYYMGRRVQGGIGVGGSDGKGGRGIFNIGKANFTKMDKNAKNKVFFKDVAGCDEAKQEIMEFVHFLKNPKKYEELGAKIPKGALLVGPPGTGKTLLAKATAGESGVPFLSISGSEFMEMFVGVGPSRVRSLFQEARQCAPSIVFIDEIDAIGRARGKGGFAGGNDERESTLNQLLVEMDGFATTSGVVVLAGTNRPDILDKALLRPGRFDRQISIDKPDIKGRDQIFKIYLNKLKLDQQAGFYSQRLAALTPGFAGADIANVCNEAALIAARNESTIITMQHFESAIDRVIGGLEKKNKVISKLERRTVAYHEAGHAVVGWFLEYAEPLLKVTIVPRGTAALGFAQYVPNENLLMTKEQLFDMTCMTLGGRAAEQVLIGKISTGAQNDLEKVTKMTYAQVAVYGFSDKVGLLSFPQRDDTFEAKPYGSKTAAIIDSEVREWVAKAYDNTVKLVEEHREHVAQIAELLLEKEVLHQEDLVRVLGERPFQSSEPTNYDRFTQGFEEENSETTDSTEEKTAEDNGSSPVVPEVVPV, from the exons ATGATTCTTTCACGTATTAATCGCTCTCTCGCAAAATCTTCGATTAATAAA AGATTAGTGTCTGGTGTGAGAGGAGTGATTTTGGATGAAGTGGCATCGCGTAATGCGTGCATTACACGCGTCAATGGCGGGTTAGGGTTTGTGAGAAGCTACTTGACATCTATTGGAGCTGGAAAACAAGGTGTCAATAAGGCATATTTGTCGGAACTTGATTCACTATTTGCAAAGCCGAGACTCCGGAGGTTTTTTTGCAGCCAAGGATCAAAGAATAAAA ACTATGAGAACTATTatccaaagaataagaaagaagtccCAAAAGGGAACAATCAAAAGGCGGAGTCGGGCAAAG AGGAAAGTACAGGCGAGCAAGGAAACCCTCAGGACTTCCTGAAGCAATATCAAAATATTCTCACACCCTTGTTATTTATTGGATTTATTCTGTCATCGACACTTCTCGGTCCTCGTGAACAAAAGGAG ATTAGCTTCCAAGAATTCAAAAACAAGCTACTTGAAGCTGGTCTAGTTGATCGAATTGTCGTCGCTAACAAATCTGTGGCCAAAGTTTACGTGAGAAGTTCTGCACCTGGTATTAATCAAACAGGCGATGACACTGTTCAAGGTCCTTCAAGCGGTACGAATGGTGGAAGAAACACGGGCCAGTACAAATACTATTTTAACATTGGGAGTGTTGAGTCATTTGAGGAGAAGCTTGAGGAAGCACAAGAAGCCTGGGGAATAGACCCTCACAATTATGTTCCTGTGGTATATGTTGATGAATTGAATTGGTTCCAAGAACTGATGAGGTTTGGTCCAACAGTATTGCTTCTAGCTGTCCTTTATTATATGGGGCGAAGAGTGCAGGGTGGCATAGGAGTAGGAGGCTCTGACGGAAAAGGTGGTCGTGGAATATTTAATATTGGCAAAGCGAATTTCACCAAGATGGATAAAAATGCGAAGAATAAG GTTTTCTTCAAGGATGTGGCTGGATGTGACGAGGCTAAGCAAGAAATCATGGAGTTTGTCCACTTCCTTAAGAATCCCAAGAAGTACGAGGAGTTAGGAGCCAAAATTCCTAAAGGTGCTCTGCTAGTGGGTCCTCCTGGAACTGGAAAGACACTTCTAGCTAAAGCTACAGCAGGAGAATCTGGTGTACCTTTTCTCTCGATTTCTGGGTCAGAATTTATGGAGATGTTTGTTGGTGTTGGGCCATCTAGAGTTAGGAGCTTATTTCAGGAGGCAAGACAATGTGCACCTagtatagtattcattgatgagaTTGATGCTATTGGTCGAGCAAGAGGGAAGGGAGGCTTTGCTGGAGGAAATGATGAACGTGAGAGTACTTTAAATCAACTGCTTGTAGAAATGGATGGATTTGCAACCACATCCGGTGTAGTTGTACTTGCTGGCACAAATAGACCTGATATATTAGACAAAGCCTTGTTAAGACCTGGTCGATTTGATCGCCAGATTAGCATTGATAAACCCGACATCAAAGGCCGTgatcaaattttcaaaatctaTCTGAACAAGTTGAAACTTGACCAGCAGGCAGGGTTCTATTCACAGAGACTTGCTGCTCTAACACCAGGATTTGCTGGAGCAGACATTGCAAATGTTTGTAATGAAGCTGCTCTAATTGCTGCTAGGAATGAGAGTACGATAATTACCATGCAACATTTTGAGTCAGCAATAGACAGGGTGATTGGTGGTCTAGAGAAGAAGAATAAG GTCATAAGCAAGCTGGAAAGGCGGACAGTTGCTTATCATGAAGCTGGGCATGCTGTTGTTGGTTGGTTCTTGGAATATGCAGAGCCATTGCTTAAAGTGACAATTGTTCCTCGTGGTACAGCAGCCCTTGGATTTGCTCAGTATGTTCCCAATGAAAACCTTTTAATGACTAAAGAGCAGCTAtttgatatgacatgcatgactCTTGGTGGCCGAGCTGCTGAGCAG GTTTTGATTGGGAAGATCTCCACCGGAGCTCAAAATGATTTGGAGAAAGTCACCAAGATGACTTATGCTCAGGTAGCAGTATATGGTTTCAGTGACAAGGTTGGCCTCCTTTCGTTCCCACAAAGAGATGATACGTTTGAGGCAAAGCCCTACGGTAGCAAGACAGCAGCAATTATCGATAGTGAAGTTAGAGAATGGGTAGCCAAAGCATATGATAATACTGTAAAACTAGTAGAGGAACACAGAGAACATGTGGCTCAGATTGCTGAGTTGCTACTTGAAAAGGAAGTCCTCCATCAAGAAGATCTGGTCCGAGTATTGGGTGAACGTCCATTCCAGAGTAGTGAGCCCACAAACTACGATAGGTTCACGCAAGGATTTGAAGAAGAGAATAGTGAAACTACAGATAGCACCGAGGAAAAGACTGCGGAAGATAATGGATCATCGCCTGTCGTACCGGAGGTTGTCCCTGTATAG